A region from the Streptomyces sp. 3214.6 genome encodes:
- a CDS encoding TIGR04141 family sporadically distributed protein: MPRTTASRRRLYRLLDVDPTSAAMLDALDLEQLSAYHADVHDPSEFLGVPALRVTFGVEKDEAAWCGELVQLTDEDVRERERRTGALLMIAVDSAVYAVGYDQGFRLLPTHLKDQSFGLSVAIRTIDPQHVRDFTANQLGAARTDISIVPGGTSVPTLGLRAHSRIVRSLGGYLDSSDLTGAAESSGRLGRPMTVEGGVGLHLKLGTTPDALIADIRTIAAVLENTDPHPDLAFVEHIKPVTAPALRKTLDEQLDTILGQPAIDSICSAVPAEHIDDYTRAAAYTIKIGDCAPFSADTFDLDYFLTRARIIKRGQRIEALRRGTVALYGRERASAVDHLATTSALKWIEAHVSFGSRKFCFLDGAWYEFGTTYLRALRETVAPLFPANSSLRLPAWQYSLEVNKKGKTVRRPIREATYNQQAAENRPGWVCLDQKNVNNPLKTTNAVEICDLLMPDGTLVLVKKAHDSAPLSHLCYQAHVAVELLQQNPSVRAQFARQVHIQSDGNRTLPEDFTPHRVVFAILLKAGEKLTPDTLFPFSLITLAQTAQALNARGVQVEVVGIEPTLAPAANGLSEAA, from the coding sequence GATGCCCTCGATCTTGAGCAGCTCAGCGCCTATCACGCGGACGTCCACGACCCGAGCGAGTTCCTGGGCGTGCCCGCGCTTCGGGTGACGTTCGGTGTCGAGAAGGACGAGGCCGCCTGGTGCGGAGAGCTCGTCCAGCTCACTGATGAGGATGTCCGTGAGCGGGAGCGGCGCACCGGTGCGCTGCTGATGATCGCTGTTGACTCCGCCGTGTACGCCGTCGGTTACGACCAGGGGTTTCGGCTGCTCCCCACGCATCTGAAGGACCAGAGCTTCGGCCTCTCGGTCGCAATCCGCACCATCGACCCGCAGCACGTCCGGGACTTCACTGCGAATCAGCTCGGCGCTGCCCGCACCGACATCTCCATCGTGCCCGGCGGCACTTCCGTGCCCACCCTCGGCCTGCGCGCGCACTCCCGGATCGTCCGCAGCCTCGGCGGTTACCTGGACAGCAGCGACCTGACCGGCGCCGCCGAGTCCAGCGGGCGGCTGGGCCGCCCGATGACGGTGGAGGGCGGGGTCGGGTTGCACCTCAAGCTCGGCACCACGCCTGACGCCCTCATCGCCGACATTCGCACCATCGCCGCCGTCCTCGAGAACACCGACCCTCATCCCGACCTGGCATTCGTCGAGCACATCAAGCCGGTCACCGCCCCGGCTTTGCGCAAGACGCTCGACGAGCAGCTCGACACGATCCTGGGACAGCCGGCCATCGACTCGATCTGCTCCGCCGTCCCCGCCGAGCACATCGACGACTACACCCGCGCAGCCGCCTACACGATCAAGATCGGAGACTGCGCACCCTTCTCCGCGGACACCTTCGACCTCGATTACTTCCTGACCCGCGCACGGATCATTAAGCGCGGTCAGCGCATCGAGGCCTTGCGTCGCGGCACCGTGGCCCTGTACGGCCGCGAGCGTGCATCGGCCGTGGATCACCTCGCGACGACCAGTGCGCTGAAGTGGATCGAGGCCCATGTCTCCTTCGGATCGCGCAAGTTCTGCTTCCTGGACGGTGCCTGGTACGAGTTCGGAACGACGTACCTGCGTGCTCTGCGTGAGACCGTGGCCCCTCTGTTTCCGGCCAACTCGTCGCTGCGCCTGCCCGCCTGGCAGTACTCCCTCGAGGTGAACAAGAAGGGGAAGACCGTTCGTCGGCCGATCAGGGAAGCCACCTACAACCAGCAGGCCGCAGAGAACCGTCCTGGCTGGGTCTGCCTCGACCAGAAGAACGTCAACAACCCCCTCAAGACCACGAACGCGGTCGAGATCTGCGACCTCCTCATGCCCGACGGCACTCTCGTCCTGGTGAAGAAGGCCCATGACTCCGCCCCCTTGAGCCACCTGTGCTACCAGGCCCACGTCGCAGTCGAGCTTCTCCAGCAGAACCCCTCCGTGCGCGCCCAGTTCGCCCGGCAGGTGCACATCCAGAGCGACGGCAACCGCACCCTGCCCGAGGACTTCACCCCGCACCGCGTCGTCTTCGCGATCCTCCTCAAGGCGGGCGAGAAGCTGACCCCCGACACCCTCTTCCCGTTCTCCCTGATCACGCTGGCCCAGACCGCACAGGCACTCAATGCCCGTGGCGTCCAGGTCGAGGTCGTCGGCATCGAGCCCACCCTGGCCCCCGCAGCCAATGGGCTCAGCGAGGCCGCCTGA
- a CDS encoding IS110 family transposase translates to MFDTEDVGVFLGLDVGKSAHHGHGLTPAGKKVFDKQLPNSEPKLRAVFDKLAAKFGSVLVIVDQPASIGSLPLTVARDAGCKVAYLPGLAMRRIADLYPGEAKTDAKDAAVIADAARTIPHTLRSLELTDEITAELTVLVGFDQDLAAEATRTSNRIRGLLTQFHPSLEHVLGPRLDHQAVTWLLERYGSPAALRKAGRRRLVELIRPKAPRMAQRLIDDVFKALDEQTVVVPGTGTLDIVVPSLARSLAAVHEQRRALEAQINALLEAHPLSPVLTSMPGVGVRTAAVLLVTVGDGTSFPSAAHLASYAGLAPTTKSSGTSIHGEHAPRGGNRQLKRAMFLSAFACMNADPASRTYYDKQRARGKTHTQALLRLARQRISVLFAMLRDGTFYESRTPADVELAA, encoded by the coding sequence ATGTTCGATACCGAAGACGTGGGCGTGTTCCTCGGCCTGGACGTCGGCAAGAGCGCCCATCACGGGCACGGGCTGACTCCGGCCGGGAAGAAGGTCTTCGACAAGCAGCTGCCCAATAGCGAGCCGAAACTGCGGGCCGTGTTCGACAAGCTGGCCGCGAAGTTCGGCTCGGTCCTGGTGATCGTGGACCAGCCCGCATCCATCGGATCCCTCCCGCTCACGGTCGCCCGGGACGCGGGCTGCAAGGTCGCCTACCTGCCCGGACTCGCGATGCGGCGGATCGCCGACCTGTATCCGGGCGAGGCCAAGACCGATGCCAAAGACGCTGCGGTCATCGCGGATGCGGCCCGGACCATACCGCACACCCTGCGCTCCCTGGAGCTCACCGACGAGATCACCGCCGAACTCACGGTCCTCGTCGGCTTCGACCAGGACCTCGCGGCCGAGGCCACCCGCACCTCCAACCGCATACGCGGCCTGCTCACCCAGTTCCACCCGTCACTGGAGCACGTCCTGGGCCCCCGCCTCGACCACCAGGCCGTCACCTGGCTGCTGGAGCGCTACGGCTCCCCGGCCGCACTGCGAAAGGCCGGCCGCCGCAGGCTCGTCGAACTCATCCGACCCAAGGCCCCACGCATGGCCCAGCGGCTGATCGACGACGTCTTCAAGGCGTTGGACGAGCAGACCGTCGTGGTCCCGGGGACCGGCACCCTCGACATCGTCGTGCCCTCCCTGGCCCGCTCGCTCGCCGCTGTCCACGAACAGCGCCGGGCCCTGGAAGCCCAGATCAACGCCCTGCTGGAGGCCCACCCTCTTTCCCCGGTCCTGACGTCGATGCCCGGCGTCGGCGTCAGGACCGCCGCCGTCCTACTGGTCACCGTCGGCGACGGCACCAGCTTCCCGAGCGCTGCCCACCTGGCCTCCTACGCCGGACTCGCCCCGACCACGAAGTCGTCGGGGACCTCCATCCACGGCGAACACGCACCCCGAGGCGGAAACCGGCAGCTCAAACGCGCCATGTTCCTCTCCGCCTTCGCTTGCATGAACGCCGATCCCGCCTCCCGCACCTACTACGACAAGCAACGCGCCCGCGGCAAAACCCACACCCAGGCACTCCTCCGCCTCGCCCGCCAACGCATCAGCGTCCTGTTCGCCATGCTCCGAGACGGCACCTTCTACGAATCCCGCACGCCCGCGGACGTCGAGCTCGCCGCATGA
- a CDS encoding effector-associated constant component EACC1, translating to MKLQITVGSQGDDMAAHDLYHWLRQDRELRRHAQVELALSVGASGRMSAGETINMFVSNGLAAASLLVNIVVAWRTARPSSPGPVVIGRDGMTVTVHDTSEETLRRVATLLASTPPEVAPGTVGTSQASTQSVSEDR from the coding sequence ATGAAGCTGCAGATCACCGTCGGTTCACAAGGCGACGACATGGCGGCCCACGATCTGTACCACTGGCTCCGGCAGGATCGTGAACTCCGGCGCCACGCACAGGTCGAGCTGGCACTGTCTGTCGGCGCTTCTGGTCGCATGAGCGCGGGAGAGACCATCAATATGTTCGTCAGCAACGGTCTTGCCGCTGCGAGCCTGTTGGTGAACATCGTGGTCGCCTGGCGAACAGCCCGTCCATCGTCACCCGGGCCGGTCGTCATCGGCCGCGACGGAATGACCGTGACAGTCCACGACACATCAGAGGAAACCCTGCGTCGCGTCGCGACCCTGTTGGCATCCACACCTCCCGAAGTAGCGCCGGGGACCGTCGGCACGAGCCAGGCGTCAACGCAGTCCGTCTCCGAGGATCGGTGA
- a CDS encoding caspase family protein, with product MRLPDPDGTRVVLIGVDEYQHFPPLPAVRNNLTELARLFRSPLGGNLPDKHCTTVLNPTDVASALDPVHRAASEALDTLVVYFAGHGMPLPDGSLRLAVSNSERGRRQYGAVAFGDLRAEVLDSTAVNKVVILDCCYSGAALEGFMGRTDGIADETIIEGTYVMTASAATQAAMAPPDAPLTAFTGELVKAITDGIAESPDPLDMTSLYKYVHGQLKSQGMPLPQQRASGLGHNIALFHNKWRPPTEKPTLSLKREEWFREVHQALLGRLRNVSALTQDQLRPEFGDPTLIRSLLVARIATQLAQGKSTTAISGILSSSGVFATPCPNTDELSELIAEVQLGYETNGLANSVPLLGDLGLLPWTPESTYMLLSEYWAAQRSRTMPRPHVERELSELWDVTDTRVLSSLSSLPSLPLAFYPDPWGKLEAEPDLRVGTVTAMMLGERGGGDRAWEHWMSTRPWSTLKAPHLVQLGGDLVRYKAAQRALAQYVDLAPAGHDSRAVFVRAAEIIEEQLKAISLAIESISAIEYDLLRERTTGEHFQDRCLATFSKHLLERPQIFTPFEEHRMNHGTWAAIPWWSLVIHSKKEQQAVECFLKRGGLQLSVTESPDVDELVISCEEPDLGPSWITARLIFNLRDVVQACELLLLGRRQSVVLDFLTEHIDEWGDRQVDLAGSLDLALGPEIGATLTDVATRALRRLLPGSHGQSLHHEGVPALDRLLGSSRLPRIARCPR from the coding sequence ATGCGTTTGCCGGATCCTGACGGAACCCGTGTAGTGCTGATCGGGGTGGACGAGTACCAGCACTTTCCGCCCTTGCCGGCGGTGCGCAACAACCTCACCGAGCTGGCCAGGCTCTTCAGGTCCCCACTCGGCGGGAACCTTCCGGACAAACATTGCACGACGGTTCTCAACCCCACCGACGTCGCCAGCGCGCTTGACCCCGTACACCGAGCGGCGAGTGAAGCGTTGGACACCCTAGTGGTGTACTTCGCCGGCCACGGTATGCCGCTACCCGATGGTTCCCTCCGTCTCGCTGTGAGCAACTCAGAACGGGGCAGGCGACAGTACGGGGCCGTGGCCTTCGGCGACCTCCGTGCCGAAGTGTTGGACAGCACGGCTGTCAACAAGGTCGTGATCCTGGACTGTTGCTACAGCGGCGCCGCGCTGGAGGGGTTCATGGGGAGAACCGATGGGATCGCGGACGAGACCATCATTGAAGGCACCTACGTCATGACCGCCTCAGCAGCGACGCAAGCGGCTATGGCTCCTCCGGATGCCCCACTTACAGCGTTCACCGGCGAACTCGTCAAAGCGATCACCGATGGCATAGCTGAATCGCCGGACCCGCTGGACATGACCTCCCTGTACAAGTACGTGCACGGTCAACTCAAATCCCAGGGAATGCCTCTGCCCCAGCAACGAGCCAGCGGGCTGGGGCATAACATCGCACTGTTCCATAACAAGTGGCGCCCACCTACAGAGAAACCGACACTCTCGCTGAAGCGAGAGGAATGGTTCCGCGAGGTTCACCAAGCATTGCTCGGGCGCTTGAGGAATGTCTCAGCACTCACCCAAGATCAACTCCGCCCTGAGTTCGGCGATCCGACACTCATCCGCTCCCTGCTGGTAGCGCGAATCGCCACCCAACTCGCCCAGGGCAAAAGCACCACGGCCATCAGCGGCATTCTCTCCTCCAGTGGAGTCTTCGCCACTCCGTGCCCCAACACTGACGAACTCTCCGAACTCATCGCAGAGGTGCAGTTGGGATACGAAACAAACGGGCTGGCCAACAGCGTTCCGCTCCTCGGAGATCTGGGGCTCCTCCCCTGGACGCCAGAAAGTACGTACATGCTGCTGAGCGAATACTGGGCTGCCCAGCGAAGCCGCACGATGCCTCGTCCGCACGTGGAGCGAGAACTCAGCGAGCTTTGGGATGTCACGGACACGCGAGTCCTGAGCTCCCTCTCATCGCTGCCGTCCCTCCCTCTGGCCTTTTATCCCGACCCTTGGGGCAAGCTGGAGGCCGAGCCGGACCTTCGAGTCGGCACCGTCACAGCAATGATGCTCGGCGAGCGCGGTGGGGGCGACCGCGCTTGGGAGCACTGGATGTCCACTCGCCCATGGAGCACGCTCAAGGCCCCCCACTTGGTTCAGCTTGGCGGCGATCTCGTCCGGTACAAGGCGGCTCAACGAGCCCTCGCCCAGTACGTCGATCTGGCACCAGCGGGCCATGACTCCCGCGCAGTTTTTGTACGGGCAGCGGAGATCATCGAAGAGCAGCTGAAGGCCATCTCACTAGCAATCGAAAGCATTAGCGCCATCGAGTACGACTTACTACGTGAGCGCACGACGGGCGAGCACTTCCAGGACCGTTGCCTTGCCACCTTCAGCAAGCACCTTCTGGAGCGCCCTCAAATCTTCACACCCTTCGAAGAGCATAGGATGAACCACGGCACATGGGCCGCAATTCCCTGGTGGTCCCTAGTAATTCACAGTAAGAAAGAACAGCAGGCGGTTGAGTGCTTTCTGAAACGCGGCGGCCTCCAACTGAGTGTCACCGAAAGTCCCGATGTCGACGAACTAGTCATCAGCTGTGAGGAACCCGACCTCGGACCTTCATGGATAACCGCCCGGCTCATTTTCAATCTTCGCGACGTCGTGCAGGCCTGCGAGTTGCTCCTTCTGGGCCGACGGCAATCTGTGGTTCTGGACTTCCTCACCGAGCACATCGATGAGTGGGGCGATCGGCAAGTGGATCTAGCCGGAAGTCTCGACCTCGCGCTCGGGCCGGAGATCGGAGCAACACTGACCGATGTCGCGACCCGTGCCCTGCGCCGACTTTTGCCTGGTTCTCATGGCCAATCGCTCCATCACGAGGGTGTGCCAGCCCTTGATCGGCTCCTCGGCTCGTCACGGCTTCCGAGGATCGCCCGCTGCCCGCGCTAG
- a CDS encoding tyrosine-type recombinase/integrase, which translates to MATVYQRCKSDKRNANYPCTESRCRHPWTVRYREPFGARAERQPSFEKKTQADVFAAQLDRDKYEGFYLDPKRGDITLRDYATDWLERQVVAEGTWRNYDSFLRIHLLPALGAKTITAVETRDIEAFVVAVSKKLAASTVRDRMKMVSSLFKTAVKEKRRADNPTDGVRLPRIGAHAVDEDEIPTLHEVDLIAKQISPQYRLTVYLQAGAGLRISETLAFSADCRRDGFVRIRRQVSAKAHRDDCVTRFIPLKHRAEGEYRDIPTPAFLDAEIDNHLNTWGTTTVKGVEVLFAPRERGKGTMPTANTYGYHFRKALMDAGLVKPDGKPKYTPHGLRHFFASTALAHGIPIHEVSRWLGHKSIKTTVDVYGHLVPASWDRCRTIMQKALRPGDDA; encoded by the coding sequence GTGGCCACGGTCTACCAGCGCTGCAAGAGCGACAAACGGAACGCCAACTACCCCTGCACGGAGAGCCGTTGTAGACATCCTTGGACCGTCCGCTACCGCGAACCGTTCGGCGCGCGCGCCGAACGCCAGCCGAGCTTCGAGAAGAAGACCCAGGCCGACGTCTTTGCTGCCCAGCTGGACCGCGACAAGTACGAGGGCTTCTACCTCGACCCCAAACGCGGCGACATCACGCTGCGCGACTACGCCACCGACTGGCTGGAACGCCAGGTAGTCGCTGAGGGCACCTGGCGCAACTACGACAGCTTCCTGCGCATCCACCTACTGCCTGCCCTCGGCGCGAAGACCATCACCGCCGTGGAGACCAGGGACATCGAGGCGTTCGTCGTCGCCGTGAGCAAGAAGCTCGCCGCCAGCACCGTCCGTGACCGCATGAAGATGGTGAGCAGCCTGTTCAAGACGGCGGTTAAGGAGAAGCGCCGCGCGGACAACCCCACCGACGGCGTCAGGCTCCCGCGGATCGGGGCACACGCGGTCGATGAGGACGAGATCCCCACACTCCACGAGGTCGACCTGATCGCCAAACAGATCTCGCCTCAGTACCGACTCACCGTCTACCTGCAGGCCGGAGCCGGACTACGTATCAGCGAAACCCTCGCCTTCTCCGCAGACTGCCGTCGAGACGGCTTCGTCCGTATCCGCCGCCAGGTCTCGGCCAAGGCCCACCGCGACGACTGCGTCACCCGGTTCATCCCGCTCAAGCACCGCGCCGAGGGCGAATACCGCGACATCCCCACCCCCGCCTTCCTCGACGCCGAGATCGACAACCACCTGAACACCTGGGGCACGACAACGGTCAAGGGTGTCGAGGTCCTCTTCGCCCCGCGCGAGCGCGGCAAGGGGACCATGCCGACTGCGAACACTTACGGCTACCACTTCCGCAAGGCCCTCATGGATGCGGGTCTCGTCAAACCGGACGGCAAACCGAAGTACACCCCGCACGGTCTACGGCACTTCTTCGCCTCCACGGCCCTGGCTCACGGCATTCCGATCCACGAGGTCTCCCGCTGGCTCGGTCATAAATCGATCAAGACCACTGTCGACGTGTACGGCCACCTCGTCCCCGCGTCTTGGGATCGCTGCCGCACCATCATGCAAAAGGCTCTGCGTCCTGGCGATGATGCCTAA
- a CDS encoding helix-turn-helix domain-containing protein encodes MEEVAAWLRVSPTTLRNNYRLWGIPPQKVGRLLRFRARDITRYLDEHYG; translated from the coding sequence GTGGAAGAGGTTGCGGCATGGCTGCGGGTGAGCCCGACCACCCTCAGGAACAACTACCGCCTGTGGGGCATCCCGCCGCAGAAGGTCGGCCGCCTGCTGCGGTTCCGCGCCCGCGACATCACCCGCTACCTCGACGAGCACTACGGCTGA
- a CDS encoding ATP-binding protein, with the protein MTTVSPAPASPVRFPGTYTLQLPHDPRAPGIARALLRLVLEAHGRPELAADAELLGSELLTNAHLHTSGPYALRLGPGAADPGRVRVGVWDGDPSIPAGFERGGPRADACAEGGRGLFLVRAYADDWGAYAFPDGRGGKVLWAECGDAGDR; encoded by the coding sequence ATGACCACCGTATCTCCGGCTCCGGCCAGCCCAGTCCGGTTCCCGGGCACGTACACCCTCCAGCTCCCGCACGACCCCCGTGCCCCCGGCATCGCCCGCGCCCTGCTCCGCCTGGTCCTCGAAGCGCACGGCAGGCCCGAACTCGCTGCGGATGCCGAGCTGTTGGGCTCGGAACTGCTGACCAACGCGCACCTGCACACCAGTGGCCCGTACGCCCTGCGCCTGGGGCCCGGCGCGGCTGATCCGGGGCGGGTTCGGGTGGGGGTGTGGGACGGTGACCCGTCGATTCCTGCGGGGTTCGAACGGGGTGGGCCGCGGGCGGATGCGTGTGCGGAGGGCGGGCGCGGGCTGTTTCTCGTGCGGGCCTATGCGGACGACTGGGGTGCGTACGCGTTCCCGGACGGGCGGGGCGGGAAGGTGCTGTGGGCCGAGTGCGGGGATGCGGGGGACCGGTGA
- a CDS encoding helix-turn-helix domain-containing protein yields MRSNPTGRQLRLGSELRKLRERAGLTSTQASQLLGVKQNQVSNTESGRMGVSPDRVRALACHYDCTDLALIEALADMAGERVRGWWEEYRAILPAGLLDLAEVEHHAQRMCTAITVHIPGLLQTAEHAREIFRQDVPAIAPPEIEHRVSFRIKRQAVLFRDEPTPYHAIIHEAALRMQLGGPAIAKGQLHHLLDMSERAGVVIQVLPFSAGSFAGSGQSIFYSHGPVPSLDTVHLDQSHGPVFLDAEAQLAKYRVLIERMEAIALPVPASRDVIHTIAESL; encoded by the coding sequence GTGCGGAGCAACCCGACAGGGCGTCAGCTACGCCTCGGTTCCGAGCTGCGCAAACTGCGTGAGCGCGCTGGTCTGACCTCGACCCAGGCCAGTCAACTGCTCGGCGTGAAGCAGAACCAGGTCAGCAACACCGAGTCGGGGCGCATGGGCGTCAGCCCCGACCGCGTACGAGCGCTCGCCTGTCACTACGACTGCACCGACCTCGCGCTCATCGAGGCACTGGCGGACATGGCCGGTGAACGCGTACGCGGCTGGTGGGAGGAGTACCGCGCCATCCTGCCCGCCGGGCTGCTCGACCTCGCCGAGGTCGAACACCACGCCCAGCGCATGTGCACGGCCATCACCGTGCACATCCCCGGACTGCTCCAGACCGCCGAGCACGCGCGCGAGATCTTCCGCCAGGACGTTCCCGCCATCGCTCCACCGGAGATCGAGCACCGCGTCTCGTTCCGCATCAAACGGCAGGCAGTCCTCTTCCGGGACGAACCGACCCCGTACCACGCGATCATTCACGAGGCCGCGCTACGCATGCAGTTGGGCGGACCCGCCATTGCCAAGGGTCAACTTCACCATCTGCTCGACATGAGCGAACGAGCCGGAGTCGTCATCCAGGTCCTCCCCTTCAGCGCGGGCTCCTTCGCCGGATCCGGGCAGTCGATCTTCTACTCCCACGGCCCTGTACCGAGCCTCGACACCGTGCACCTGGACCAGTCACACGGCCCGGTCTTCCTGGACGCGGAAGCCCAACTGGCCAAGTACCGCGTGCTGATCGAGCGCATGGAAGCCATCGCCCTGCCCGTGCCCGCCTCACGGGACGTCATCCACACCATCGCCGAGAGCCTGTGA
- a CDS encoding DUF397 domain-containing protein — protein sequence MPTPTWQKSSYCAQGDSCVHVAADADRILLTESADPSASILTATPAAFSALLTLMKQNTTRHD from the coding sequence ATGCCCACGCCCACCTGGCAGAAGTCGTCCTACTGCGCACAAGGCGACTCCTGCGTCCACGTCGCCGCCGACGCCGACCGCATCCTCCTGACCGAGTCCGCCGACCCCAGCGCATCCATACTCACCGCCACCCCCGCCGCCTTCTCCGCACTCCTGACCCTCATGAAGCAGAACACCACCCGCCATGACTGA
- a CDS encoding DUF397 domain-containing protein gives MTDDLTWHRAAPDDATGPGPWIEIAFGDGDLVYLRETSAPDTVVTTTRTKWDAFSLGVRAGEFDHFVDGT, from the coding sequence ATGACTGACGACCTCACCTGGCATCGCGCCGCCCCCGACGACGCCACCGGCCCCGGCCCCTGGATCGAAATCGCCTTCGGCGACGGCGACTTGGTGTACCTGCGCGAGACATCCGCGCCCGACACCGTCGTCACCACGACCCGCACCAAGTGGGACGCCTTCTCACTCGGCGTCCGAGCCGGAGAGTTCGACCACTTCGTAGACGGTACGTAG
- the ychF gene encoding redox-regulated ATPase YchF: MSLTIGIVGLPNVGKSTLFNALTKNDVLAANYPFATIEPNVGVVGVPDARLTKLAEIFSSQRILPATVDFVDIAGIVKGASEGEGLGNKFLANIRESDAICQVIRAFKDENVVHVDGKVSPKDDIETINTELILADLQTIEKVLPRLQKESRIKKDVVAKVAAVEAAKEILEKGDTLFSQGIVQGSGNEELLHDLHLLTTKPFLYVFNVDEDELTDEAFKAEQSALVAPAEAIFLNAKLEADLAELDEEDAMELLESVGAEEPGLATLARVGFNTLGLQTYLTAGPKESRAWTIKKGATAPEAAGVIHTDFQKGFIKAEVISFADLVETGSVAEARAKGKARMEGKEYVMQDGDVVEFRFNV, from the coding sequence GTGTCGCTCACGATCGGAATCGTCGGTCTGCCGAATGTCGGCAAGTCGACCCTGTTCAACGCCCTGACCAAGAACGACGTGCTGGCGGCCAACTACCCGTTCGCCACGATCGAGCCCAACGTGGGCGTTGTCGGTGTCCCCGACGCGCGCCTCACCAAGCTGGCCGAGATCTTCTCCTCGCAGCGGATCCTCCCGGCGACCGTCGACTTCGTCGACATCGCAGGCATCGTGAAGGGCGCCTCGGAGGGCGAGGGCCTGGGCAACAAGTTCCTCGCGAACATCCGTGAGTCCGACGCGATCTGCCAGGTCATCCGCGCCTTCAAGGACGAGAACGTCGTCCACGTCGACGGCAAGGTCTCGCCCAAGGACGACATCGAGACGATCAACACCGAGCTGATCCTCGCGGACCTCCAGACGATCGAGAAGGTCCTGCCGCGCCTGCAGAAGGAGTCGCGGATCAAGAAGGACGTCGTGGCGAAGGTCGCGGCCGTCGAGGCGGCGAAGGAGATCCTGGAGAAGGGCGACACGCTCTTCTCGCAGGGCATCGTCCAGGGCTCCGGCAACGAGGAGCTCCTGCACGACCTGCACCTGCTGACGACGAAGCCGTTCCTCTACGTCTTCAACGTCGACGAGGACGAGCTGACCGACGAGGCGTTCAAGGCCGAGCAGAGCGCCCTGGTCGCGCCCGCCGAGGCGATCTTCCTCAACGCCAAGCTGGAGGCGGACCTCGCCGAGCTGGACGAGGAGGACGCGATGGAGCTCCTGGAGTCCGTCGGCGCCGAGGAGCCCGGCCTCGCGACCCTCGCGCGCGTGGGCTTCAACACCCTCGGCCTGCAGACGTACCTCACGGCCGGCCCCAAGGAATCCCGCGCCTGGACCATCAAGAAGGGCGCCACCGCCCCCGAGGCCGCCGGTGTCATCCACACCGACTTCCAGAAGGGCTTCATCAAGGCGGAGGTCATCTCCTTCGCCGACCTGGTCGAGACCGGCTCGGTCGCCGAGGCCCGCGCGAAGGGCAAGGCCCGCATGGAGGGCAAGGAGTACGTCATGCAGGACGGGGACGTCGTGGAGTTCCGCTTCAACGTGTGA
- a CDS encoding DUF6542 domain-containing protein — MPNPRLTGLGAGLFGGASMLVVGFLDQLLLGASLTVYGVLFLPVCLLTALWVRAADLLSAPVIAPIAFALGLLPVAGGGNGTEERLTGLVTALATQVGWLYGGTLLAALTILTRGLRRAAARRHPANRR, encoded by the coding sequence ATGCCGAATCCACGGCTCACCGGGCTGGGCGCGGGGCTGTTCGGCGGGGCGTCGATGTTGGTGGTGGGGTTCCTGGACCAGCTGCTGTTGGGGGCCTCGCTGACGGTGTACGGCGTGCTGTTCCTGCCCGTGTGTCTGCTGACCGCCCTCTGGGTGCGCGCGGCCGACCTGCTGTCCGCGCCCGTGATCGCGCCCATCGCCTTCGCCCTGGGACTTCTGCCCGTGGCCGGGGGCGGAAACGGGACCGAGGAGCGGCTGACAGGGCTGGTGACAGCCCTCGCCACCCAGGTCGGCTGGCTGTACGGCGGGACCCTCCTGGCCGCCCTGACCATCCTGACCCGCGGACTGCGCCGAGCGGCGGCCCGCCGCCACCCCGCGAACCGCCGCTAG